The Ricinus communis isolate WT05 ecotype wild-type chromosome 8, ASM1957865v1, whole genome shotgun sequence sequence ATCTCAATTTCATGTTCACAGTGCTCTTTCTTAATCATATTATGTCTATATTGAAGTTGCAACTCTTGGATTTGGATAGAACAGTTCTTCTGTTGTTTTGCTGCAAGTGCGAAATCTTCTATCTTTAATCACATTCCATTTATGCACTATCCTTGCCACTGATGTCTTACCATCTTAATTTTATCCTTGCATCTTTAATTTGAGTGGCTTTCTAGATAAAGCATGTCTAGTCTATACAGTCATATTACTCACAAGACAATAGCAGAAGAATTGtaatacataaattattaaatcttttaagcTTATGGTTTATTGAATATTCATATCAAAGCTAGATGTTTTACCTAAGGCAATAATCTTCTATCTATAATCACATTCCATTTTACGCACTATCCTTGCCACTTATGTCCTACCATCTTAATTTTATCCATGCATCTTTAATTGAGTGGCTTTCTAGATAAAGCATGTCTAGTCTATACAGTCATATTACTCACAAGACAATAGCAGAAGAATTGtaatacataaattaataaatcttttaagcttatggtttattaaatattcatatgAAAGCTAGATGTTTTACCTAAGACAATAAGGGGCTTTATGCAAAACTCCTAAAGGGCAGGAGTTCATGCCTCTTTATTTTCTAGCTCAGATTCCTGCTTCAACTGAAGGACTTATTCTTTGGCTTTTCCTTTTGCATAAATCAAACTGATGAATAGTATATAGCATTATAATTACATGTTATATCACCTGCCATTTGGATGTCTTTCTCCATGAGAACCAAAAAGAAGATTCGCTACAATTTTCTAGCAAGAAGTCTTCTTCAGTTTGTTACCGAGTGCCTTTTTCACTCTGtactttgacttcttttgcaACTACTGATTTTTAATGCCAAATGATCACTCAATAAATGCCATATGTAGGATTGAAATTCAGCTTTTACAAAGTCCTAATGAAAAggaattatcatatttttggAGGTTGCAGCTTTTCATAGAGATGTAGCTGAAATCTCATAGCTGTTATTTGTATAGTTGCATTTTAAGCACATAAAACACTTCTTGTCTTGCAAATTAGTTGCATAGCCTACTTCATTAAGCTGCTCCCACTGAATTGCTTATATCTGATTTCTCAAGTCTTTGGGCTGTTTCTTTGCAGGAGTGTTCTCTTCAGTTATCCATCAGTTGGAGGAAATGTTGAGATATAAATTTTGTAGAGCAAGATCCACTCTCAAGTAAATTTAGTCCAATCCTTCCATATACCAGAATTTACAGATTAGATGAGCTTTTACACTATACATGATTGCACCTGAGTTCTATGGACTAAAGTGTATGCTTCAGGAAAACCTGCTTTTCGCAAAGTCGCCTGTAAGATgctcataatttttaaaatttttcccTTTTGGTCTAGCTCTTAGACATGGCCCTTGTCAAGATTGCTCTGCGTAGTATGACCCATTTGAACTTGTGGCTACCACCATATAAAGAAACTACTTTTCAGTTTAGGCGAATGTACTAATTGTATGtttcttgattgattcattcaAAAATTGAACCTTCAGATAAATAATAGTTTTGATTCAAGTATCTGCAGCTTAATAGGAATAGCTATCCTTTTACACAACTTCAGAAGATTTCCAGATTAACTAGACAGTAGACACTGATCTTAATATCAAGATCAAGGGAGCATCCATTCGTTCAATTCACTGGTTGTACCAACTCAATAAAGTTTGTGATGGAATGAAACCCTCCGTGGACGCATGTATCCTGTAAGTTGTCAACTATAATGCAAAGcctttctttatatttctagTTCAACTGCAATTATTTAAAGCTTACCAAGCCAAAAAAAAAGTACATctatttaaactttatttgtGTCTCTatgcatttatatatttttcttcaagCTGCTTGTCTGTGTGTTTTCTATGCCATGCCATTTTCAACAGGGTGCTTATGAGTTATAAATTTGGACTAAATTTAACTTGGCTTTATTGTGTTATATTAAGATTTATGTTATGTAATTATATGCTACATTGGTTCTAAGGCTTGATATTTCGATTATGATAGTTGATTTCTAAGATTATGCATGTCATTAGTTTTTTGTTTCAGCGTTAATGATGGAGAGTTTGACAGCCAATGGAAAGAAGTCAATAATCTCGTTGTTGTTTATCTGCTAGATGCTAATATCGGTAAGCAtcatatttttccttttaccATTGGGTTTAGCACAGGCATTAGATGATGGAAGTATTTGGTGCTTCATTGTTTTAGATGCCCTCCTTTTCAAATAAAAGTCATTTATCTCTATAAGCTTGCATGTGATAAGAGTGAAGGTTTGCTTCTGCTAATCTTTGCTGTTACAGTTGgctgtaaatattttatcgGAAATGATTATGATGCATTAcctcaataaaaattattggaATAATAAAGATGAGCAAACAGAGCGTCGATTTATCAATCtcagtttcttgagttgtaaatttaatattctttgctCGTCTTTCTGAGAGCCACTGCATTTACATTTAGGCTTCATTTGGTTTATGAAATAGCTATTCAACAACCTAGCCCCAGCCTAAATAGTTGGGGGTTTGGCTCCAGGCTCCAACTCGATCTTGTGGTAGACTGCCCTCCTAGGGGGCACTCGTCAACTCACTCGTGGGGCATGATATTCCCTAATTTCTCAAGTACTTGCTGCACTTCCTGAGAAAGAAGTCGTCTTGGTATTGGATCCGCTCTTCTGTTAGCATGAAATGAATTAGATTCTATtcatcttctttattcttAAGAGAACCCCCCACCCGAACCATTCTTAAGACCACCAAGCCCTCTCGAATGAGTTCTACTATAGAAGCTTTCAACGTACACCCGGGGAAAAATCTTTCACTCACTGAGAAGTGAAACCTTGTGACTAGATCATCCTGAAGACGGATGCGATGGGAAGAAGTGGCATTTGAAAGTGTTGTTGACTTAACATTTAGGTTTCGGGTTTTCACGGTTTAGGCTGCTCCCGTTTCGCTTGCCGCTACTACGGGAATcacttttgctttcttttcctCTGGTTACTGAGGTTTCAATCGATTTATAGGATCTTAACAAGAAAATTCCTATCAATAATAACGAAAACAACAGTAAGGCTGCATtacatacaaaaaaaatacgAAAAAAATGGGTAAATAGAAGATTCAAGAGGCCTGTAACAATAACACCAAGAGATGTCAATAACTGAATAGTTTTGTCTATAAATACTGCATATTTGATTCCATCaataaatctattttcttcCCTATAACTCTTCTATAGAGTTCATTAATATCTGAACTCATTAGTTTACCCTCATCTATCTGAATGATCGGTCTCAACTCGGGAGGAAGTCAGGAATAGGAGATTCTAGTGCGAGCGAGTAAGATAACAAACCTCTTTCTTTGAAAGCCGGAATAAAGCCAATTGTTGGAGTTGTAGATTCCTTTTCATCTGGACAAGTCCTATCTCATAATTCCGGGTAatcttctctcttcttctctttatcatttcatttaaaaatctGTGTTAGAAATGGCTCTCTTTTGCTTCTTCAACCTCCAGGATCAAATTCAAGTTAAAGAGGTTGAAACCCGTGTGTTTTTGAATATCAATCCCTGGTTCTGCAGACTCCAGAGCTATAAGGAAAACCCGATAGTGGAACCATCCAAATTCCACTCTATCTGGGTCAACTACTCATTCCCCTGCTGATCCCGGTACCCTCCCACTGATGCCGGTAGAACTGCCAAAAACGTTGAAACACACTCGTGCTCGGCCTGCAGCAAAGTTCTGCAGGTTAACTTGGCAATCTAGATCTCGGCTAGGTGGGAGACGGTAGTGATTTAGTTCCTTAACCcaaatgatgaataaaaaatgaagataTCTATTCAATCGATTTCGCCTTCTTCCTAAAAAGAAAGGAATCCATTTTACTATATTCTTCCACTCACCCTGTTGGGCGAGGCTcctcttttattataatagttATTCCAAGATTTGGTTcaaatttgaagaagaaatagtTCTATTATCATTCAATTTGTTAAGAGTACATAGGACTGAGTATGGATCAGTTCAATTTGGTTATCTATAAATTACTAGTAccatctttttaaaatttaaagtattaGTATCGTACCAAACATAAATGGCACTATACCTAATTAAACCAATTTTTTTCGGTTCAATACAATTTGGTTCAGTGCTATTTTTGGTTCtaacatttagagaaaatacaattttaaatcttacctttaatcaaatacattataaaaatatgattgaCATCCGAATGAAACTAGTATGAGAATTGGAATTAGATAGAATTGCAATCATATTCTTGAACAACTTACTTTGCAATTTAGTCTCACttgcaaatataataatttaatgttcaaatataaactattaaaatatctgCTATTACTAGCATAATCATATTTTGCAGATAgctaacattaaaataaaaaaaattacaaacttTATATAGCACTAAAATATTAGTCCAATTTTAAGTACTAGAGATGCGGCTGGCTTAAGGTCTATAAATCGAGAATTTAAGTGTGAGAGAATAAACCTATGAATTGAGATTTGAGATTTGAGATATGCAGTTGGCTTATGTAGTAGATGATAttagtgaaaaagaaattagagcTTTAAGTATAGTATACACTAtacaacaaatatatatatataattattaataaatatatgtaaaaaatttggttctacggtttggtcCGGATCAATACAAAATGGTCCGGTTTTGGTACGGTTATTACAAAAGAACCAGTACCATAtcataatagtaaaatattttcgGATCAGTTCAGttcggttataaaaacttttGATTATTTCGATTCTGATACTTTTTGGTACGGTTTTTTAGTTCAGGCAGGAATCACCGAAATCCATGCTCAATCCTAAGAGTACCTATTCCATTCCATGGTGAATTGAAGAATAGCTATTCCGAACCTTAATGATAGCATATTTCCTTGGTTGTCCATCTTAAATCCACTTGACATCATCTTTTGTTATCTACGATCACCACCTTTCCCACTGGCCACCACTGCCACCGCCACCGCCACAACCTGCCAGCATCATTGcattgatattaatatatacataattacagTTTTgttgagaaataattaatcCAAGCCTATGAACCAAAGAGTGGAGTAAGAATTGTCTAGGAATGATTGTTCTTTTCCTACTTGTTATATTCTTTATCAATTTCTATTCTATTTCATAACTATTCCGATTTATGAACCAAAGATGGCTTTAAAGTTTAACTGATTCTTAATGCTGAATGGCCACTCTCTAGATGTGGCCTAAGCCATACTTGACATCCAAATTCAGCTGTTGTAAATTCCCAATGAAAATggatttatcatatttaagtAGTTGCATTTTAAGCACTGGAAAACTCGTCCATCTCACGAATTAGTCTGCATATCAGACCATTAATTTGCTATTACTAATTGAAGAATTCACATCTGATTTCTCAAGTCTGGTTGTTCTTTGCAGGAGTATTCTCATGTTATCCATCATTTGGAGGTTATGTTGAGATATAAATTTTGTAGACGAAAGCCCACTCGGTTAAGATTTTTCCGATTCTTCATATACCAGAATTCAGAGTAGAGAGTTGTGGACATACTTAAGTAAATCCTGCTTTCTGCAAAGTGGCATTTAATATGCCACATTATTTTTTAGTCTAGttctttttgcaatttaaTCCAGTCATCATCACCAGGGCCCGCCCTTATCAAGATTGATCTGCCTCGTAAGTACCATTGAACTAGTGGGTAGTCACACTGCATAAGGAAACTATGTTACATTACAAAGAAACTAACGTCTTCAGAAAATGTGATAAAAATGGAGTATATGTGCTTCAGAAATGAAACTTCAAAACCAAGCCTTGTTTTACAGGAAGGTCTAGTTACAATACAAGGATGTATGGATACAGAATGGCTGTTAGTATTAGGTTTGGTAGCTTGGCATTTTAGGTCCACTTGGAACTTTTAGTTGATATGGTGGATCAATATTGATTAGGTTCTTATCTGTATGGTTATATGGATAAAGCCATTTTGGGTCTGGATTTGTTTAGACATTATCCACTTGCATTCTGCTTGGGGGCCAATAGAACTGTCAGGTATCAAATTATGTTTGgacatatgatattattaatgatGTGTTGCATTAATTAATGGTAGTTATGTATGAACTGGTTTATTATgtcaatatattataaattattggaTAGTTGGTGAATTGAATTGATCTAAAAAAGTTTTTCCAATAGAGCAGAGGGACAAAATTGGCCAAATACAacttagtttttataaattctttttatctctttcCTTGTATTattcatttcaattttaaacAATTCCTCTCACCCACTTTCTCCCTACAAAATCATATACTTTagcttttcaaaaagaaaatccagCAAAATATTGCACTTCGCTaggatttaaattattatattttgaaacaAAAGCAACATGCTTTCCACATGGAAGGTACATATGTTCCTCAGGGAAGTCAATGCGTTAATAATTTGGAAAACACCAAACTGGAAATTGGCTTGGGATTTTTCGCATTGAGATTCCAATTATTTTCTATCTTCCTTGCAAAAGTAccttctttttcatatggaaTATGCTAATAGCAATGTCAAACATGGTTTTCCAGCTCAATATATGACTTGTAAATTATTCAAGTCTAAATATAACAAATCAGTCCGCATGGACAACTGGTTTTAAAGGAATTCATCAAACCAGAAAATCAGcctaagaagaagaagaagaagaagaagaagaaacatcAAGAAACCAATGTTGTATAAAACCTAAAATCTTCCGCTGACCAAACACTTTATACATCAGATCAGATATAAaacaatacaaataaaataatttaacatctAAGTGGACAACAATATAGAGGTTCCCAGAAACTAGTTACAGAAGTCACAATTTAtagtggaaaaagaaaaaagaaaatctcagAACCAGAACAAGAACAAGTACTGTAGTGTAGAATAACTAAAGATTAAATCAAGCCTTCCCTTCAATCCTAGCATGAGTGAGTCCAGCACATGCATCAACAAAATCCTCATCGATGAAATCAGTAGAGAAGATCTGCAACCGGTCTGCACATCCTTTAGAGAAGCACTGAGTAATGAACAACCTGGCATATCCGTGAATCCTTCCGGTGACCGGTTTCACACATAAAATTGGGTTATCTGCCTGCGGAGTAACTGTGTTCTCCACcctgtaaaaatattttcttgaagaaaGTGGTGCTTGCTCACTCAGATGCTTCATATTGCTTTCAAATTTTGTTGATGGCAAATCTGTATCAACCCAATTATCTTTCAAATACCCTGCACTCCATAAAGGGCTTCCATGTTTTGGCTGCGGTGATTTTCTTGGCTTCCATACACAGATTACTCTCTTCGGCAACAATTCAGCAATTGTCTTACCAAAGACATGATCATCCTGATGGATCAAGTATTCTCCAAGTTGTTCTTCCAAGTACTTGTCAAATCCAGGTGGATCTTCATGGCCAAATTCTGTCCTGATTTCAAGAATTATAACCTCCGACTGTGTTTCAGACAAGAATTTCTTGACATCATTGATAACAACATCCACACTATATGTTTTCAGGATTCCATGGCAGACACGACGATCTTCCTGGACCCTGATGTCAAGAACTCTAGCACCTGTACAAAGCTGTTTGTAGATTGACAAAGATTGGCATTGAGCAAAGGGTCGAGAGACCATTGGAATGCCAATTTTGTTAGTAGCAGAATCGTGGGTTCCAGGCCAAACAATCTTGTTTATATGAAGCTTTTCAGGATTGAGACCACCCATCCAATTCTTTCTGTCTGGAGGATGGTATTCAGAACCTGGATATGCTTCGCCGCAGCTTCCCTGCAAGTCACATAGAGTTTTTTTCTCAGTGGAGATTGCTTTTCGCCTCTCTAATTGTTTAGAGACATGAGAACCCATTTTTGCCTGGATCAGAggtcaagaagaagaagaggaatgATGAATCCTTCCTCTTCTTGCAGGTAAGGGAGGtcagacaaagaaaaagaatgaactTGTGGGTATTTATATACAGCATTATAACGTCAATTGTATGGAGTTACTGTGCTGTTAGACTTTGTGAGTTGTAGAGACACTGATCAGTGATTAGGGAGATTAGTTTCTAGTTTCTaccttctatttttatttttatttttaattaaagaacaatgttgttcttgttctttctCAAAATGCTATAATCAATTTCTTTGATAATGAAAAGGACTTGCCTTGttgtaatttaatttggtGGGTTCTTTTCAGGCCTTGAATTATTGGTGGAGAGTGATAATCAATATTGTATAGATATATTCTTTGTTGGTTGGTCCACTTGTATGGTTGTCCAAATTTGTCTTCAAGTTTGTTGGTCGTTGTTGTGACCTCCCACTGTTTTTTACAAAATAGAAACCAAAAACTATGATAATATTCAACATCATAATAGAGATTTGGAGCCTAAATTTAGCAGCCACATGTCACCAGAAACAAAAGTCCCCTACATATGGCTCCTTCATCCAATCCAAATGGGTATTAAAGAGACAAGGTGCATCTTTTCCCTTAGGCGTTTTCTGCGAATTagcttttaaattatttttagatgtaaatatacttttaaaaatggtaaaaaattCTGAAATTTAAGCTTCTCTTttcaaacaaattaaacttttttgaAGTCCAGATAATGTGGCAATTGATGGCCACACCAATTGATACGTCATAAACAATTAACTAATATTTccattaatatattaaaataaaatacataatttctattaaaaataaaccaaaagaaGATTACAATGTTAAGAGATTAAAGTTGATTACAAATTCTTTTAGTGTATGTAAGGGTGTTCAT is a genomic window containing:
- the LOC8265344 gene encoding PI-PLC X-box domain-containing protein DDB_G0293730, translating into MGSHVSKQLERRKAISTEKKTLCDLQGSCGEAYPGSEYHPPDRKNWMGGLNPEKLHINKIVWPGTHDSATNKIGIPMVSRPFAQCQSLSIYKQLCTGARVLDIRVQEDRRVCHGILKTYSVDVVINDVKKFLSETQSEVIILEIRTEFGHEDPPGFDKYLEEQLGEYLIHQDDHVFGKTIAELLPKRVICVWKPRKSPQPKHGSPLWSAGYLKDNWVDTDLPSTKFESNMKHLSEQAPLSSRKYFYRVENTVTPQADNPILCVKPVTGRIHGYARLFITQCFSKGCADRLQIFSTDFIDEDFVDACAGLTHARIEGKA